In Papaver somniferum cultivar HN1 chromosome 1, ASM357369v1, whole genome shotgun sequence, a genomic segment contains:
- the LOC113352841 gene encoding protein TOPLESS-like translates to MSNSEKEALFMILQALYEVHYEKTAHKFEQESGIFFNIKYFENELRNGNWDEVENYLLGFTELTSNQHSVKLFFEIRKQRYLEALDRKQTEKAMDMLVKDLKVFKTFDEKVYSDMTGLLGLENFRENEHLKMYVDENSARAILFDAAKDLIQANPLFKDKLEFPILVKSEARISLLIRQILPPQQEENLMSNPFPLRLVPQLEENLKSNPFGLRPVPAGYAYRNVQNNEGVASFAKYQNSENAWLTLAKAADEVTITCINEIKEQDQCRSLCLPDKLKCNKISRLMCANSGRSILALASNAMHLLWKWEKTEASASVFPEIWEPRSGKLMVNDLEDVTNKETEPCFSMSNNEVHLISTSGGNISVFSTATFERLSAFMPPPPACTCLIFYPEDNNILIIGAEDSNIMIYDLRKNAIIETLKGHLKKITGLAYSKELKVLVSLDAETQICVWKCDTWDKQNTAALQIPAGRNSASAIGVQYQNDQIHFLVVHQMHLAIYETVILKRLKQWVVPKSSAHITDATLSSKSEMIFASFLDATILIFGVANLQPVWRIQPSAYLHAISSPNVYPTAIDAHPTKNQFALGPSDGGVCVIEPLHS, encoded by the exons ATGTCGAATTCTGAGAAGGAGGCGTTGTTTATGATACTACAGGCCCTCTATGAAGTGCATTATGAAAAGACTGCTCACAA GTTTGAGCAAGAATCTGGTATTTTCTTTAACATCAAGTATTTCGAAAATGAATTACGAAATGGCAATTGGGACGAAGTTGAGAATTACCTTCTTGGTTTTACTGAGTTAACCAGCAATCAACACTCGGTTAAGCTTTTCTTTGAAATTAGGAAACAAAGGTACTTGGAGGCATTAGACAG GAAGCAAACTGAAAAGGCTATGGATATGCTGGTAAAGGACTTGAAGGTTTTTAAGACATTTGACGAAAAGGTGTATTCGGATATGACTGGACTCTTGGGATTGGAGAACTTCAG GGAAAATGAGCACCTTAAGATGTATGTCGATGAAAATTCTGCACGTGCAATTTTGTTCGATGCAGCCAAGGATTTGATTCAAGCTAATCCACTTTTCAAGGACAAGTTGGAATTTCCTATTCTTGTGAAGTCTGAGGCTAGAATCTCTCT CTTGATTAGGCAGATCCTCCCTCCTCAACAGGAGGAGAACCTGATGTCCAATCCCTTTCCATTGAGACTCGTCCCTCAACTGGAGGAGAATCTGAAGTCCAATCCCTTTGGATTAAGACCCGTCCCTGCAGGTTATGCATATCGTAACGTACAAAACAATGAAGGTGTAGCTTCATTCGCGAAATATCAG AACTCTGAGAATGCATGGCTTACACTGGCCAAGGCAGCTGATGAGGTCACTATTACCTGTATCAATGAAATTAAGGAACAGGATCAATGTCGATCTTTGTGTCTTCCTGATAAATTGAAATGTAACAAG ATATCAAGGTTGATGTGTGCTAATTCAGGTCGTTCTATATTAGCGCTAGCATCAAACGCCATGCATCTTCTTTGGAAATGGGAGAAAACTGAG GCGTCAGCCAGTGTTTTCCCTGAAATATGGGAACCGAGAAGTGGTAAGCTGATGGTGAATGACTTAGAAGATGTTACCAATAAAGAAACTGAGCCTTGTTTCTCTATGTCGAATAATGAAGTTCATCTGATTTCAACATCGGGTGGAAACATTTCTGTCTTCTCAACGGCAACATTTGAG AGATTGAGTGCATTCATGCCCCCACCACCTGCCTGTACTTGTCTCATTTTCTACCCCGAagacaacaacatattgattatCGGTGCAGAGGATTCAAACATCATGATATATGATCTCCGTAAAAATGCG ATTATTGAAACTCTTAAAGGTCACTTGAAGAAAATCACAGGTTTGGCATATTCTAAAGAACTGAAAGTGCTAGTTTCATTGGATGCAGAGACTCAG ATTTGTGTGTGGAAATGCGATACATGGGATAAGCAGAACACAGCAGCCTTGCAAATTCCAGCTGGGAGAAATTCTGCTTCAGCTATCGGTGTACAATATCAGAATGACCAGATTCATTTCCTTGTGGTGCATCAAATGCACCTTGCTATATACGAAACAGTAATCTTGAAGCGTCTTAAACAG tGGGTTGTGCCTAAATCTTCTGCGCATATCACTGATGCAACATTGTCCAGCAAAAGTGAAATGATATTTGCCAGTTTTCTTGATGCAACCATTTTAATTTTTGGAGTTGCAAACCTTCAACCTGTGTGGCGCATTCAACCATCTGCGTATCTCCATGCAATTTCGAG CCCCAATGTTTACCCGACTGCGATTGATGCTCATCCAACAAAGAATCAGTTTGCATTAGGACCGTCAGATGGTGGTGTTTGTGTCATAGAGCCCCTTCACTCATAG
- the LOC113352834 gene encoding glycine-rich protein 23-like, with product MVSAYDDNHHLENPDNRYNKTIYHSIKAGGGGGSSGGGGRGGGGSSSSGGGRGGGGSSSGGRGGISGTGSRGSGGGRAGSGSTGSSGTGTGGVIGGGVIGDSGRGDGGTNNRDGRSVSSAVDNGLPLIVVVTAVTTSLIVSFSSFS from the coding sequence ATGGTTTCAGCTTATGATGATAACCATCACCTTGAAAACCCTGATAATCGATACAACAAAACCATTTATCACTCCATCAAAGCAGGAGGTGGCGGAGGTTccagcggcggtggtggtcgtggCGGCGGCGGAAGTTCCAGCAGTGGTGGTGGTCGTGGCGGTGGTGGAAGTTCCAGTGGTGGTCGTGGAGGCATCAGTGGTACTGGTTCCAGGGGAAGTGGTGGTGGTCGGGCCGGCAGTGGTAGTACTGGTTCCAGTGGAACGGGTACCGGTGGGGTTATTGGAGGAGGAGTTATTGGGGATTCAGGTCGTGGAGATGGAGGCACTAATAATCGTGATGGTCGCAGTGTCAGCTCTGCTGTTGATAATGGTTTGCCTCTTATTGTTGTGGTGACTGCCGTTACAACTTCTCTGATCGTCTCGTTCTCATCCTTCAGCTAA